A stretch of the Medicago truncatula cultivar Jemalong A17 chromosome 5, MtrunA17r5.0-ANR, whole genome shotgun sequence genome encodes the following:
- the LOC11436827 gene encoding flavin-containing monooxygenase FMO GS-OX-like 4 isoform X2, whose protein sequence is MNEHVHTVSIQFDSKPMKFIMSTATPLLTPRHVAVIGAGAGGLVAARELRREGHQVVVFERGEELGGSWVYTSEVESDPLGLDPNRKLIHSSLYNSLRTNLPRESMGFRDYPFRRKEEKGRDSRRFPSHGEVLMYLKDFAADFEISDLVRLKTEVVFAGVGEGGKWTVRSRSVERECVDEIYDAVVVCNGHYFQPRLPNIPGINAWPGKQMHSHNYRTPEPFQDQVVVLIGGAASAVDISRDVATVAKEVHIAARSVEEDKLGKLPGHDNMWLHSMIDSVHEDGAVVFKDGNAVIADFIVHCTGYKYDFPFLETNSVVTVDDNRVGPLYKHVFPPALAPWLSFVGLPWKVAPFPLFELQSKWIAGVLSNRIALPSEEEMTKDIEAFYLSLEESGIPKRHTHNMGTGTADVQWDYNNWLADQCGVPAMEEWRRQMYMATSKNRLLRPETYRDEWDDDDIVQLAEHEFAKYQI, encoded by the exons ATGAATGAACATGTTCATACTGTAAGCATTCAATTCGATTCCAAGCCAATGAAATTCATCATGTCCACCGCAACACCACTTCTCACACCCCGCCACGTGGCAGTCATCGGAGCCGGCGCCGGAGGCTTAGTAGCAGCACGCGAGCTCCGACGAGAAGGACATCAAGTAGTAGTCTTCGAGCGAGGAGAAGAATTGGGCGGTTCATGGGTCTACACTTCAGAGGTAGAATCCGACCCACTCGGTTTGGACCCGAACCGGAAGCTTATCCACTCGAGCCTATACAATTCACTCCGAACCAATTTGCCTCGGGAGAGTATGGGTTTCCGAGATTACCCTTTTAGGAGGAAAGAAGAGAAGGGGAGAGATTCTAGAAGGTTCCCGAGTCATGGAGAGGTATTGATGTATTTGAAGGATTTTGCTGCGGATTTTGAGATTAGTGATTTGGTGAGGTTGAAGACAGAGGTGGTGTTTGCTGGGGTGGGTGAAGGTGGAAAATGGACGGTGAGATCTAGATCAGTGGAGAGAGAATGTGTGGATGAGATTTATGATGCTGTTGTTGTTTGCAATGGACATTATTTTCAACCAAGACTTCCCAATATTCCTG GCATTAATGCATGGCCAGGGAAGCAAATGCATAGCCATAATTACAGAACACCCGAGCCCTTTCAAGATCAA GTTGTAGTTCTAATTGGTGGTGCTGCCAGTGCGGTTGATATTTCTCGAGACGTGGCAACCGTTGCTAAAGAAGTTCATATTGCAGCTAGGTCTGTTGAAGAAGATAAGCTTGGAAAGTTACCTGGCCATGATAACATGTGGCTTCATTCTATG ATTGACAGTGTTCATGAAGATGGTGCAGTGGTTTTTAAAGATGGAAATGCAGTTATCGCTGACTTCATTGTACATTGCACAGG GTACAAGTATGATTTTCCTTTCCTTGAAACCAACAGCGTGGTGACTGTAGATGACAATCGTGTTGGACCACTCTACAAGCATGTTTTTCCACCGGCGTTAGCTCCATGGCTTTCCTTTGTTGGGTTACCTTGGAAGGTTGCTCCCTTCCCTTTGTTTGAATTGCAGAGTAAGTGGATAGCTGGAGTTTTGTCTAATCGCATTGCCCTTCCTTCAGAAGAGGAGATGACTAAAGATATTGAAGCTTTTTACTTGTCACTTGAAGAATCTGGCATTCCTAAGAGGCACACTCATAATATGGGCACGGGCACGGCCGATGTTCAG TGGGACTACAATAACTGGCTTGCAGATCAGTGTGGTGTTCCTGCTATGGAAGAATGGAGAAGGCAAATGTATATGGCTACATCGAAGAACAGGCTCTTGCGACCTGAGACTTATCGTGATGAGTGGGACGATGATGACATTGTTCAACTAGCTGAGCATGAATTTGCTAAGTATCAGATATAA
- the LOC11436827 gene encoding flavin-containing monooxygenase FMO GS-OX-like 4 isoform X1, which yields MNEHVHTVSIQFDSKPMKFIMSTATPLLTPRHVAVIGAGAGGLVAARELRREGHQVVVFERGEELGGSWVYTSEVESDPLGLDPNRKLIHSSLYNSLRTNLPRESMGFRDYPFRRKEEKGRDSRRFPSHGEVLMYLKDFAADFEISDLVRLKTEVVFAGVGEGGKWTVRSRSVERECVDEIYDAVVVCNGHYFQPRLPNIPGYFHFSCINAWPGKQMHSHNYRTPEPFQDQVVVLIGGAASAVDISRDVATVAKEVHIAARSVEEDKLGKLPGHDNMWLHSMIDSVHEDGAVVFKDGNAVIADFIVHCTGYKYDFPFLETNSVVTVDDNRVGPLYKHVFPPALAPWLSFVGLPWKVAPFPLFELQSKWIAGVLSNRIALPSEEEMTKDIEAFYLSLEESGIPKRHTHNMGTGTADVQWDYNNWLADQCGVPAMEEWRRQMYMATSKNRLLRPETYRDEWDDDDIVQLAEHEFAKYQI from the exons ATGAATGAACATGTTCATACTGTAAGCATTCAATTCGATTCCAAGCCAATGAAATTCATCATGTCCACCGCAACACCACTTCTCACACCCCGCCACGTGGCAGTCATCGGAGCCGGCGCCGGAGGCTTAGTAGCAGCACGCGAGCTCCGACGAGAAGGACATCAAGTAGTAGTCTTCGAGCGAGGAGAAGAATTGGGCGGTTCATGGGTCTACACTTCAGAGGTAGAATCCGACCCACTCGGTTTGGACCCGAACCGGAAGCTTATCCACTCGAGCCTATACAATTCACTCCGAACCAATTTGCCTCGGGAGAGTATGGGTTTCCGAGATTACCCTTTTAGGAGGAAAGAAGAGAAGGGGAGAGATTCTAGAAGGTTCCCGAGTCATGGAGAGGTATTGATGTATTTGAAGGATTTTGCTGCGGATTTTGAGATTAGTGATTTGGTGAGGTTGAAGACAGAGGTGGTGTTTGCTGGGGTGGGTGAAGGTGGAAAATGGACGGTGAGATCTAGATCAGTGGAGAGAGAATGTGTGGATGAGATTTATGATGCTGTTGTTGTTTGCAATGGACATTATTTTCAACCAAGACTTCCCAATATTCCTGGTTATTTTCACTTCTCTT GCATTAATGCATGGCCAGGGAAGCAAATGCATAGCCATAATTACAGAACACCCGAGCCCTTTCAAGATCAA GTTGTAGTTCTAATTGGTGGTGCTGCCAGTGCGGTTGATATTTCTCGAGACGTGGCAACCGTTGCTAAAGAAGTTCATATTGCAGCTAGGTCTGTTGAAGAAGATAAGCTTGGAAAGTTACCTGGCCATGATAACATGTGGCTTCATTCTATG ATTGACAGTGTTCATGAAGATGGTGCAGTGGTTTTTAAAGATGGAAATGCAGTTATCGCTGACTTCATTGTACATTGCACAGG GTACAAGTATGATTTTCCTTTCCTTGAAACCAACAGCGTGGTGACTGTAGATGACAATCGTGTTGGACCACTCTACAAGCATGTTTTTCCACCGGCGTTAGCTCCATGGCTTTCCTTTGTTGGGTTACCTTGGAAGGTTGCTCCCTTCCCTTTGTTTGAATTGCAGAGTAAGTGGATAGCTGGAGTTTTGTCTAATCGCATTGCCCTTCCTTCAGAAGAGGAGATGACTAAAGATATTGAAGCTTTTTACTTGTCACTTGAAGAATCTGGCATTCCTAAGAGGCACACTCATAATATGGGCACGGGCACGGCCGATGTTCAG TGGGACTACAATAACTGGCTTGCAGATCAGTGTGGTGTTCCTGCTATGGAAGAATGGAGAAGGCAAATGTATATGGCTACATCGAAGAACAGGCTCTTGCGACCTGAGACTTATCGTGATGAGTGGGACGATGATGACATTGTTCAACTAGCTGAGCATGAATTTGCTAAGTATCAGATATAA